A window of the Lactuca sativa cultivar Salinas chromosome 7, Lsat_Salinas_v11, whole genome shotgun sequence genome harbors these coding sequences:
- the LOC111894606 gene encoding protein LEAD-SENSITIVE 1 — translation MGLLSNRVEKSEIKAGDHIYTYRAVFAYSHHGIFVGGNKVVHFTHFSTPERESSSSTSDEMSEIGFSCETYPDCGFRQPKSGVVLSCLDCFLRNGALYSFEYGVTPSMFLAKVRGGTCTTATSDGPETVIHRAMYLLQNGFGNYDVFQNNCEDFALYCKTGILTVDKLGIGRSGQASSLVGAPLAALLSTPLKLLIPSPVGVATVTAGMYCMSRYATDIGVRSDVVKVAVEDLAVNLGWMDGLQEAFQRNQDSTSSQARSR, via the exons aTGGGGCTTCTTTCGAACAGAGTTGAAAAGAGCGAGATTAAAGCCGGCGATCATATCTACACTTACAGAGCTGTATTTGCTTACTCTCACCATG GTATCTTTGTTGGAGGTAACAAAGTGGTCCATTTTACTCATTTCAGCACCCCTGAACGTGAGAGTAGTTCGAGCACCTCTGATGAAATGTCCGAAATAGGCTTCTCCTGTGAGACATATCCAGACTGCGGCTTCCGACAACCTAAAAGCGGGGTGGTTCTCTCCTGCTTAGATTGTTTTCTGAGAAACGGGGCACTCTACAGCTTCGAATATGGTGTAACCCCAAGCATGTTCCTTGCCAAAGTACGGGGTGGCACCTGCACCACTGCCACGTCAGATGGTCCTGAGACAGTCATCCACCGGGCCATGTATCTGCTTCAGAATGGATTTGGGAACTACGACGTGTTTCAGAACAACTGTGAAGACTTCGCTTTGTACTGCAAGACTGGGATATTGACCGTTGACAAATTGGGAATTGGAAGGAGTGGTCAAGCTTCTTCTCTGGTTGGTGCACCGCTGGCGGCTCTTCTCTCTACCCCTTTGAAACTGTTGATCCCGAGCCCTGTGGGTGTTGCTACAGTGACAGCTGGCATGTATTGTATGAGCAGATATGCTACTGATATTGGAGTCAGAAGTGATGTTGTCAAAGTAGCTGTGGAAGATTTAGCTGTCAACCTTGGCTGGATGGATGGTCTACAAGAAGCCTTTCAACGAAACCAAGATTCAACTTCAAGTCAAGCAAGAAGCAGGTAG
- the LOC111894605 gene encoding aluminum-activated malate transporter 10, whose translation MATWLEMAGASKSNNGGVAHVEWKVNVGKSSSDDGLVAEEAGVGVAKRMHGQIMQCLVKIGVFFDKAREIAATEPKKVIHCVKVGIALSLVSLLYYMRPLYDGVGGNAMWAVMTVVVALEYSVGATIAKSFNRVGATFLAGSIGLGVHWMANQCGHQLEPLVLQLSIFIVASVATFSRFIPSVKARFDYGAMIFILTFSFVSMSGYRVDKLLDLARNRVSTIAIGTSLCILTSMFFYPVWAGKDLHDLIYQNLEKLADSLDGCVTDYFNGESFDRKLEGYKCVLNSKATEVAKANFARWEPAHGPFKYGHPWKQYLKIGASMRTCAYCIETLRGYISSEVSGMQVPELLKDHMKEICMTLSSSSSKVLRELAITMESMRKSTKTDILVHEMNFAVETFQNVLKDLSNQAVVLVPTTTTTTTTTVSNEENSRNCKPEPELVPIMKIFPMATMASLLIEIAERVEGIVVQVEEMAAQAQFDNFVVINNTKKNKGTKPSNHHHHHVDVIITSFQYRLAL comes from the exons ATGGCAACATGGTTGGAAATGGCGGGGGCGTCTAAATCTAATAATGGAGGAGTAGCACATGTAGAATGGAAGGTAAATGTGGGAAAAAGTTCATCAGATGATGGTTTAGTTGCAGAGGAGGCCGGGGTAGGGGTAGCTAAAAGAATGCATGGGCAGATTATGCAGTGTTTGGTAAAGATTGGGGTTTTTTTTGACAAGGCTAGGGAAATTGCAGCAACTGAACCAAAGAAAGTGATCCACTGTGTGAAAGTAGGGATTGCTCTTTCTCTGGTCTCACTTTTGTATTACATGAGACCACTCTATGATGGTGTTGGTGGAAATGCAATGTGGGCCGTCATGACCGTTGTTGTAGCTCTCGAATACTCTGTTG GTGCAACGATAGCTAAATCCTTTAATCGAGTAGGTGCAACTTTCCTAGCAGGCTCTATAGGGCTTGGTGTGCATTGGATGGCAAATCAATGTGGACACCAACTCGAACCACTCGTCCTTCAACTTTCAATATTCATTGTAG CTTCAGTAGCTACTTTCTCTAGATTTATACCATCGGTGAAAGCTCGATTCGATTACGGAGCCATGATATTCATCCTGACATTCAGCTTTGTGTCCATGTCTGGTTATCGAGTGGATAAACTGTTGGATCTAGCTAGAAACAGAGTCTCCACCATTGCCATTGGAACCTCCCTTTGCATTTTGACAAGCATGTTCTTCTATCCAGTTTGGGCTGGCAAAGACCTTCACGACCTGATTTATCAAAACCTAGAAAAGCTTGCAGATTCCTTGGATG GGTGTGTAACAGACTACTTCAACGGGGAAAGTTTTGATAGAAAACTGGAGGGTTACAAATGTGTGCTTAATTCAAAGGCAACAGAAGTGGCTAAg GCCAACTTTGCTAGATGGGAGCCTGCTCATGGACCTTTCAAGTATGGACATCCATGGAAACAATACCTCAAAATTGGTGCCTCCATGCGCACTTGTGCTTACTGCATCGAGACTCTCAGAGGTTATATCAGTTCTGAGGTTTCAGGGATGCAG GTACCAGAGTTGCTAAAGGATCATATGAAGGAAATATGCATGACACTAAGCTCATCCTCTTCAAAAGTGTTAAGAGAATTAGCTATAACAATGGAGAGCATGAGAAAGTCAACTAAAACGGATATTTTGGTACATGAGATGAACTTTGCAGTTGAAACTTTCCAGAATGTGTTGAAAGATTTATCCAACCAAGCAGTAGTCTTGGtgcctactactactactactactactactactgtaTCAAATGAAGAAAATTCAAGAAATTGCAAACCTGAACCTGAATTAGTACCAATAATGAAGATTTTTCCAATGGCTACAATGGCATCATTGTTAATAGAGATTGCAGAGCGGGTGGAAGGAATTGTTGTTCAAGTAGAGGAGATGGCAGCACAAGCTCAATTTGACAACTTTGTTGTTATCAACAACACGAAGAAAAATAAAGGAACCAAACCTtcaaatcatcatcatcatcatgtagATGTAATCATCACAAGCTTTCAGTACCGTTTGGCTCTCTAG